A region of Carassius auratus strain Wakin chromosome 41, ASM336829v1, whole genome shotgun sequence DNA encodes the following proteins:
- the fxyd11 gene encoding FXYD domain-containing ion transport regulator 11, with product MSQLTELVLLTVFLALFSQAEANPFVYNYEALRIGGLVFTGILVAGGVGILCRGQCKPKRKHDEDASKI from the exons ATGAGCCAACTCACAGAACTAGTTCTCCTTACAG tcTTCTTGGCACTCTTCAGTCAAGCTGAAGCAA ATCCTTTTGTTTATA ACTATGAGGCGCTAAGGATCGGGGGCTTGGTCTTCACAGGCATACTAGTAGCTGGAGGGGTTGGAATTCTGTGTA GGGGGCAGTGCAAACCAAAAAGAAA GCATGATGAAGACGCGAGCAAAATCTGA